Proteins encoded within one genomic window of Desulfosalsimonas propionicica:
- a CDS encoding response regulator gives MTDSIKVLLVDDEEEFVTTLAERLEMRGFDPSIATSGDQALSMVQDKAFDLIVLDLMMPGIGGLEVMKQIKSANPDMPIILLTGQGSTKEGMEGMNQGAFDFLMKPLDIEELISQIHEALGKTSA, from the coding sequence ATGACTGATTCAATCAAGGTGCTGCTGGTCGACGACGAGGAAGAATTTGTCACCACACTGGCCGAAAGACTGGAAATGCGGGGATTTGACCCCAGCATTGCCACATCCGGAGACCAGGCCCTTTCCATGGTTCAGGACAAAGCCTTTGACCTCATTGTGCTGGACCTGATGATGCCCGGCATCGGGGGCCTGGAGGTGATGAAACAAATCAAATCAGCCAATCCGGATATGCCCATTATCCTGCTCACCGGTCAGGGCTCAACAAAGGAGGGTATGGAGGGAATGAACCAGGGGGCTTTTGATTTCCTGATGAAGCCCCTGGATATCGAAGAACTGATTTCACAAATTCATGAAGCGCTTGGAAAAACCTCAGCATAA
- a CDS encoding sensor histidine kinase, which yields MADKMKKWWDLCRQIFERDEEKKEMPRRYRRLRRNIIFLMLAVTLIPLAIMAATNAMQYQKNIKSERIKPIRAIAGKAAHSFELFLEERLSAIHFISSSYSYEILSGQATLHRIFRILREEYGGYVDLGIINNDGTKIAYTGPYDLLNKNYSNQQWFNEARVRGVYISDVFMGYRDLPHIAMAVQNLNDQGESWILRATMDTKKFEDLISPMGMDPITDAFIVNSKGVLQSDSRNYGKVLDQFPMEIPSGDSGTHVRELTDPDGREIVMVYSRLIKYDFTLVMILPQANVFQPWHTLKQEMSYMFVASVIAIFLVIFGSTHLLVKRIREADEKRVIAFRELEYTQKLSSIGRLAAGVAHEINNPLAIINEKAGLLKDLVDHDKHHDKEKLMRGVSQILQSVDRCRNITHRLLGFARRIGVQYELLDINEVLRDTLGFLEKEAHHRNLNIEFKFDEQIPKISSDRGQLQQVILNMLTNAFAAVKDGGEIVLSTWKKDEQTVALAIRDNGHGMTEETMRQIFEPFFTTKKGYGTGLGLSITYGIIKKLGGEIKVDSKIEQGTTFTIFLPKTPPGEMEDD from the coding sequence ATGGCCGATAAAATGAAAAAATGGTGGGACCTGTGCCGGCAGATATTTGAAAGGGACGAAGAAAAAAAAGAAATGCCCAGGCGCTACCGGCGCCTTCGCCGCAATATCATTTTTTTGATGCTGGCCGTGACCCTGATTCCGCTGGCGATTATGGCGGCTACCAACGCCATGCAGTACCAGAAAAACATCAAATCCGAACGCATCAAACCCATACGCGCCATTGCCGGAAAGGCGGCCCATTCCTTTGAGCTGTTTCTCGAAGAGCGGCTTTCTGCCATCCATTTCATCTCATCGAGTTATTCATATGAGATCCTGTCCGGCCAGGCCACGCTGCACCGGATTTTCCGCATTCTGCGGGAAGAATACGGCGGATACGTGGATCTTGGGATTATCAACAACGACGGCACCAAAATCGCCTACACCGGCCCCTATGACCTGCTGAACAAAAATTATTCCAACCAGCAATGGTTCAATGAGGCCCGGGTGCGGGGGGTTTACATCAGTGATGTCTTCATGGGTTACCGGGACCTGCCGCATATCGCCATGGCCGTTCAGAATTTAAACGACCAGGGCGAGTCCTGGATCCTGCGGGCCACCATGGATACCAAAAAATTCGAGGACCTGATCAGTCCCATGGGAATGGACCCCATCACGGACGCATTTATCGTCAACAGCAAGGGCGTTCTCCAGTCCGATTCCCGGAACTACGGAAAGGTATTGGACCAATTTCCCATGGAAATCCCCTCAGGGGATTCCGGCACTCATGTCAGGGAACTGACCGACCCGGACGGCCGGGAAATCGTCATGGTATACTCCCGGCTGATCAAATACGACTTCACACTGGTCATGATCCTGCCCCAGGCCAATGTTTTCCAGCCCTGGCACACGCTGAAGCAGGAAATGTCGTATATGTTTGTGGCAAGCGTCATTGCCATCTTTCTGGTGATCTTCGGCTCCACGCACCTGCTGGTCAAACGAATCCGGGAAGCCGATGAAAAGCGCGTCATTGCCTTCCGGGAGCTTGAATACACCCAGAAGCTGTCCTCCATTGGCCGGCTTGCCGCGGGCGTGGCCCACGAGATCAACAACCCGTTGGCCATTATCAATGAAAAAGCCGGGCTTTTAAAGGATCTGGTGGACCATGACAAGCATCATGACAAGGAAAAGCTCATGCGGGGCGTCTCCCAGATCCTGCAGTCCGTGGACCGGTGCCGCAATATCACCCACCGTCTGCTCGGATTTGCCAGGCGCATCGGGGTGCAGTATGAACTGCTCGATATCAACGAGGTTCTCCGGGATACCCTGGGGTTTCTTGAAAAGGAAGCCCACCACCGCAACCTAAACATCGAGTTTAAGTTTGACGAACAAATCCCGAAAATCTCCTCTGACCGGGGCCAGCTCCAGCAAGTCATCCTTAATATGCTGACCAATGCATTTGCCGCGGTCAAAGACGGCGGAGAAATTGTTTTGTCCACCTGGAAAAAAGATGAGCAGACCGTGGCCCTTGCCATCCGGGACAACGGTCACGGCATGACCGAAGAAACCATGCGGCAGATTTTTGAACCGTTTTTTACCACCAAAAAAGGATATGGCACAGGCCTTGGCCTGTCGATCACCTACGGTATCATTAAAAAACTGGGCGGAGAAATCAAGGTGGACAGCAAAATAGAACAGGGAACCACCTTTACCATCTTTCTGCCCAAAACGCCCCCCGGAGAAATGGAAGATGACTGA